The genomic window AAGGAAAGTTCCTTTGgtcaagaaagggagaagagatatagggTATGtacgtgtagtcatgcaaaacgtatttccatattagtcatgttgtgaaagaaaacacagacccatcccccaaagcaaacaaaaaaacaaagtgaaaaagtatgttttgatctatATTCatattctatcagttctttctctgcaggttgatagcatttttcatcatgagtccttcagaattgtcttagatcattatattgctgaatATATCTAAGCCATTCACACTAAATCCTCATACAATGTAGCtgtgactgtgtacaatgtcctcctgttTTTGTTCAcctaactttgcatcagttcatgtaagtcttcccaggttttcatgtacttgcttttaaaaaatgttaataagtgtatttcaatgtaattgatttcctttataatcctacatattttatttcatgtgttTAAAATCATAATTCCTCTGGGACAAAATATAAAAAGCCCTCTATTTGGCATGTAAAGTTCATCATAATCTCATCCCTTCAtatctttctagccttcttaCACCCTCTCTCCTCCATGAATCCTATAATCCAGCTACACAAGTcttgtttctatttcttcaaacacaacactccatctcctttctcagTATCTTTGTGGTGACTGACCCCTAAGTCTGAAATGGTCAGTCCCCTTATACACGCCCTCTCCActtagtttctctggcttccttcaagactcagttcacatcccaccttctataggaatcCTTTCCTGGACTTCCAGCTATCAGCGCCTTCATCTTTCAGGTTATTTTCATCTACTCTGTTTCTTGAATGTACCTAGATATtttccatgttgtcttctccTCTAGTGTATATACTTGTACCTTACATCTACTTCTGTTACCTTGCATGTAcctaattatttgcatgttatcttcctcattagaacaTGTTTATATtctagctaggtggcatagtggacagagcactagctctggaatcaggaggacttgagttcaaatccagccttacatacttagtagctgtgtgaccctaagcacctttttacctcagttcctcatctgccaaatgacatgaagaaggaaatggcacatcactccagcatctttgccaagaaaacccccaaaaggggtcacaaagagtcaaacacgactgaaaacaactaaacaaccacAGCAACATACTCcatgaggatagggactgttttttgcctctttttgtatccccagtgcctagcatagtgcctaacacataataagcacttaataagtacttattgactgacttacttAGTGCCTTGCTAAGACTCAAATCTAGGTTCTCCATCTCCAGacccaattttcttttctctataccaCTTTACTCTACCACACAACCCCTCCAAGAAATTGAATTTCAAAAGTACACATAAATTGCATATGTGGGAGAGGGATGTTTATGATGTTTTCCATAGAATTATTTATCACTTAGCTTACTTAAGATAAATTATCTTTATAATAGAACTATAGAATTGtaataatgaattctttttctccttttagtgACACTAACTCAAGTTTAATCTTTATCATGGCATGTGCATTAGTGACACACTTAATATTATTAACATTAGGTTCCATTCATGTCTGAAGGAAATTCATGGCAATTTAGTCATCACCAAGCCTTCAGACTGTGGCTTCTATGACAACTGTGTACCATAATACTGGTAAATAATACgtaatacatataatacatatataatactgGTATATAATACATGGCCATAATACTCATTAAAGATAGCTATATCCTGAACAAGAGATGTAATACTTGATGAATTAACATATTCTTCATTGTATATTGACCCACCATGACTTTTGCACAGATGACTGTAGTGTTTGACAAAGTATTTTAAGATCTTTAATTTATCCCCATCTAAAATAAATTTCACAGTTAATAACAGAATTTTATCTGACTTAATGTAGCTTAAGTTGCATAAAATAAACATtccacaattttttaaattatataccaAACATATACTAAGTGCTGTAAATCAGCTGAATTTGAGCACCACTGATCAGTTTCTGATGTGTTCCTAGTCTCACTTGTGTCCCTAAGtttatattatcttccatttttactGTATATATCTTATCTATACACAGTTGTTTACTTGTCTCCCTGTTCCCGACCCTACTAAAATGTAAGCACTCTGAGGACGTTGACTGCTTTTGTCCCTCTTTGTATCCATAGTGATTACCATGGTGTTGGTATTCATTaaacatctaataaatgcttattaactgactgacttaaTGAGAAATAGGGGAGAGAATGTTTATTTCAAGACCTTTATGATATTGCTTTACTTAATTAGCTTCAAGGACATCAGCTTTGACATATTTAACTTAGAAAAGAATATGGGAAAAATGTACATGTCAAAACATAACTGGAAAATACCattcaaaatatgtaaagaaTTGCTACGATTCTTTAAAGATGGTGCTAAGATCACAGATGTATAAACATCCCacataaacaaatacaaacaaattgCATGGAAAAAATTCAGGCCTCTGTCACTGGACTCTAGAGTACATGgagaggagtaaggtgtaagaagtctaggaaagcaggaaggagccaggttataaagagctttaaatgtcggagtcctttctatttgatcctggaagggCCAGGAAAACACTGAAGCAACTTGAGAAAGAGAGCACCGTGATCAAACCAATGCTTTAGAAGAAGTATTCCTAatccttttctgtgtcatggaccacttctcagaataatgctttaaaatgcataaataaaatacacGAGAAACCAATCATAATGGCATCCAGGTCCAATTATTTCCCTGGGTCTAAAGTATGGGACTTTGTCATAATTGACACTGGAAAATCGAAGTGAGCAGGACAGAACGGATAACTGTACTGAAAAGTTTTGCTTGGTTCGTTTCCTTggttcagtgacactggcctcacTTGTTGAGACTTGAACATAACTACACAGGAAGCAAACGAGCAAACAAACATTATTCCAAGAACATAACATACCACAGAGTTACAGTCGCTGTTCTTCTGAAAGGCCCTTTTGCTGATAGGGAGAGCACCCTCATCTCCATAGTAATTTCCCATCAGGGCTTTCCCAGTACCAGCACAAAGGTTTTTGTCCTGAAATGTAAATTCAGGGGGGTTAGTGGGAGAaccaagaagaaaagggagagcaatttaaaaaaatgaaaaagatgtgccacccacccccagccccaggcCATAGACCCAAAAGAGACCAAATGGCACAACAGACCAGACTCAGAAGAGAGGCTCTTTgaccatttctcttcccaagtgaCTTTGTAATTTAATCCCTTTGTGGTAAATTTCTTTGTGCCTAAAATGAATATGATATTTATAGGCTACTACCTGGTTTGATATGAATTACATTGAAAGCTTTGAATAAATGGTAGACCATGATTATAAAAAATCCCTCAGTGGATTTCTGCTTTTGTCCATATAGGTATTCCCTCCAATGGTACTGGTCACATCTCATTATGTTCTTTCTCACCTTGGAGAGCTCTTGTCCATCTCCTTCAAGAAACCCTCTATGAGGTCCAAGCAACACACTTGCTTTGTGGTTGTTTACTcatttgagtcatgtctgactctccatgaccccatttgagggtttcttggtaaagataattgagtgatttgccatttccttctccagctcattttacagataacgtGTGCGTTTTTCCttcgttgccaaaaaagaccatgccatcagagaaataatgacatgacttgcacttgactttgttttgagtgagggagggctgtgcaggtcaccagcctcacttcttctccagagccatcggaatccaatgaccagatattcatcaggatgactggagatgacccaggatgaggcaattggggttaagtgacttgcccactcacagctagtgagtgtcaagtgtctgaggtgagatctgaactcaggtcctcctaactcctgcactggtgctctatccactgcactacctagctgccccttttacagatgaggaaactaaggcaataggattaaatgacttgcccagggtcacacagctagtaggtatctgaggccacatttgaactcaggtcttcctgactctaggcctgataccctttccaccacaccatctagctgccccgcATACTTGAACCTTCCTCTAGTTCTTAACATTAGACAGATACCAATATTGCATGGACTCCATCCATAATCCCTTTTCTTTAATGTTCACACATCTCTTTGATGTCTTTGACAGCATTTTTGTGCATAATTCATTGTTGATAATATACTTCAGCTGATTTATGCCCCTCATGTATTTCTTCATTGTCCTTTGCAtgacttttttaatttttcagacaTAGCTCTATAGAATCATCGGAAGAACAATGTTATTTAAAAGACATGTCTTTGTTTCCAAGAGAAACTTGAGAACATTGAAAGTAGGGCCAGTTTTCTCAAATTTGATCCAActtgttttccttctctaaatcagTTCTGTTCCTAATTTACTATTCACTTTTGTTATCTGTCCTCAGTGTATGTACTGGTAGAATAGCTGTGCTATTTGTCATCCACCTATGTACATGTCATTCTTTGAACATTGGAGAATCTCTGTCCACTTGATTTTGGAAATCGTTACAATAAGCTGTTAAGAAAATGTAAATCTCATTTCAAAGGCTCAATAATATTCTGGGGATTGTTGCATTCATTGGAAGCATCTGGAGGACTTCAACATCTATAAGgattccatcttccattcagaCTATGGGCTCAGTATCCCCCCATGACAAAGGCTTGGTTAATATACATCTgtctattttatgttttgtttgatACCAGTCACCAGATATCACTGAACAAAGTTACCTCTGTTGTGTtgtatcagagaaacttagaTAATCTTAACATATGCATGGCAGACATCTTATTAGAAGAAGGCTTTAAAGTTACATTTTGCTCAACCAagtgaaataaatgttttttaaatagtcaataaacaataaaaacaaatggaATCTTATATTCTCTACACAATTTGTGGTAGAAGAGACATGGAATACTCTAGAAAATTATCTGCCACAGCCTGCCTATCTCTGTCATATTTTCATCCAAGATGTTTTTTGTATGTACAGAGATTATTATCATAAAGATTTTGGAGAGATAAAATTTGTGAGCTctccttccatttagctgcaactTTGTTATaccttctgatttcatttattaTAATGAACATGTCCATATGGCTATCATTCACCCCCAGACCTACATAGTTTCATGGGTTGGTCatgaccaaagaattcatcatcCTATGGCCAGCACACTGGGGATGAACCTCTGTACTCAGCTAGGTTGGTTCCCAAACAGCAGGCAGCCTGTTACTGGTatcatactttttagcatgatgtagAATTTGCAAGAGCTCATGCCCTTCTGGCACAAGTTCAAACACCCAGGATCATCACCTTCATGTCCCAATAAGATGCTGGAGCACGACTTCAGAGGGCACATGACATTGTGAAGACAGTAGCACCCTGTCAACAGTAAAGCACCATGTGAGAGATGTGAGTTGTTTTTCTTGGCTGACATGGTCTTTCAAGGAATTTTATATTTGCCATAGACACAAGAGATACCTTTAATTTTGGCATAGACATTGGAGATACCGTTTTTTGAGGAAAGCCTTTTTTGCTCTACCAAAGAGAACACTATTTTATAGAGGATATATAATAATCACAATGAGATGTcacattcactttatttttcagtcACTTGTGGATACTATGGAATACCATTTGTGAATGTCTGCCTGTTCCCTAATAACACTCTCATTGAGAATGttttaaatgtatatgtagattctCATAAAATTTTTCCGTATATAATAAAGTAATACTTAGAGctatgactggcacatagtaagtacttaataaatgcttgttcatcaAGTGACAGGATAAGAAGTTGTTAATGTCCTATTGGTtgctacattttgttttgtttttattaaggtGAGAGGTTAAGGTGCAGGGGCccttaggtggcacagtatatagactgccagacctggagtcaggaagactcatcttcctgagttcaaatctagcctcggacatttactagctgtgtgaccttgggcaagtctcttaactttgtttgcctccatttcttcatttgtaaaatgaactggaaaaggaaatggcaaaccattccagtatctttgccaagaaagccccaaatggggtcatgaaagcaTAACTACCTTCTCTGCCTGATTGGTTCCTAtttcctggtttccctggtttcctgCAAGACTGAGCCCAATtcccaccttttgcaagaagccaTCCCACTCTGAAAGAGCCTACAAGGACTCCACCCCAAGTCCCTAGACTGGAAAAGATAGAGCAACCTTCATCAATTGCAAATTTTCTCTATCTCCCTAGTCTTTCTCTCACAAAGCCTCTGCAGCCTCATTGCAATCTTTCTGtccaatgatttttttcccaatagATTCTTCAGCAATTCAGAGGAAATggtaaagaaaaaggaataaatgcTTGGCATGAAATGAGATTATTAATGTTAGAGAAATACACTGTCCCTCCCCCACAACATACATacaaatcaattccaaaatttttGAAATTTCTGCTTTGTTTGAAGACCCAGAAAGCATTTTATCACATcatgtaaaaataagaaaatcttgacttaattttcttttgttattttttacgCCCTGTGTACACACTTATCATTAGCTGTTTAACAGCTGCGACTTGGGATGTGGGAcaagataatagaaaaaaaaattttaatttgttttccaaTCCTTCAGAAAATCCTTCTATTAGGGTACCAGGTGAAAATTTCCTTACTTAGCCAGCGTATTAAAAGGAAATGTGAACAGTACCAACCTTCAGGGTTTTGTAGCCGCTGCGTCTCTTGCAATACCAGCAACTAAGGAGAAGCAAGATCCCCAGGATCACAGCCATAATGCCAATTCCAGCAGCCCTGTTCCAGAAGACAGATAAATCCATCTTATCCCACGTGAACATCAGTCTTAGTTATTACAAAGAAGTACAAGCATCTATTCACAGGAACATTCTCTCCACACAGATCCCCAAGCAGTTTGCCATCTGCCCCTTTCCATCCATAGTCCACAGGAGAATCCATTGTCACATTCTCCAGTCCTTCCTCAACTGCACTTTTCAGAACCTTACAACAGCGgtgttttttaaaagtctatcAAGTGTGTGTCTTAGAGGAATAACGCCATTCAGCATATGCAAAGAGAAGTCAGATTACTCCTACTACTACTTCAACTACTATGtgataatgataactaacattttcATAGCACTTCAAGCTTTAAACTTAAAGGAAAAAGCTTTACATAGGTTATATcacttgatccccacaacaaccctgaaaggccTTGTTgctatcctcatttcatagatgagaaaactgaagctgagggaTGTTAATTTGTCCTAGAtcgcacaggtagtaagtgtctgggataaaactcaaattcaggtcttcctaactccaaaccctccccacacacaccccctctCCTCCATCCACTGCGGCACTCAACTGCCTCCTACTCAATCCTCCTGTGCaatatttcttcccctttccttcaaaTGTCTGCTCTGCTTTTGATTACTTTGCTTCTGAATCAATGGTATGGCCATGAAGGTGAGTTTGAAGTAAGTCCCTGCAAGCAGGACTCACGATGTAGCTTGTATTCCTTCTCAGGTATAGCCTTGCAGACACAGGGTTGATGTAGGGACTGATGTAAGAGGGAGAGCTGATATTGGCAATATCTTAGGGTGCTGTTGACAAAGATCTCTCTTAGACAGTGAGACTGCATTCCTCTTGCAAAAGCTGCCAAGCACATTAAGCTGCatacaggatttgaattcactcattcaacaaatattaagtgtgCACCAACTGTgtttcagtgcctggcacatcgtaggaacctaataaatgcttattgcttgacTGCTGATATTAAGAAATGTTAGACTTGGGTCTACCAAGGTAAATGTAGAGACAACTGTCTCTACAAAAAATacccaagacacacacacacacacacacacacacaacaaaccACACACAGTATATTCTTTCAAATTTATTCTGTGTTATTAacgctttcttaagtctagacaagcagcaaaacaataaatcaagttctAATTTGCAGTGTTAACCCTAGGTAtcagtgctcacactgaaaaatttaagaatctgCAAGAGCCCGGAAGAGCTGACTTCAGCATACCAAGTGACTTTGCCACTAAGTAACATACAATCTAATAATTATTAAGGGTGATACAATATTGTGAATAAAGTTAGAAAATGCCTATCAATCACAAATTTTCTGCCATATAAGTTATATGGGAGGGTGGAGCTAAtctgatatagtggaaagaaccctggaaagAGACAAAAGGCCTGCATTCTGttaaaggagggaggggaaatggaagGCAATATTCCTCAACATGGTCTGTTGGTTAAACaagcaatatttattaagtacccatgtCTATAGAAGGTACACACAAAACTAAGGAGATAGGaattagacttgtgatttcactgatccAGAGAaattccagataaggaaacttcctctaacAATGTAAATTGGCACCTTCTTCATAACTTATGGTCACAAAGCCACTAAAATGTCAGAAAatggacttgaatccaagtctccaCAATTCTCCATCTATAATGCAACACTGCCTGTAtaggctctgggaatacaaagggaAACATGAAAATCACCTCAGCCTTGAATGAGTTTACATTTCACTACTGATAGAAAAGTGTTTTATGAAACATATGAAGTGCTATGTATACACTGATTTGTTATATAAACCAAATAGTTTTGCATAATAACTCTTTCAAAGAACTGTGATTACCAAAGATTAATTACTGCACAATCTTGTGGTAACAGTCGATAAACCTAAGCTCCTCTCATGCAACTTTTATTCAATAAGTTGATGGTTACCTGGTTTTAGACATTGGCATAATTCCTGGCATAAATCAAAGGCATTAAAAAGCTTATGCTCTTATCTGACCCTATTTTTCATTTGCCATTAATAATCCTAGTCAATTACCTAAAAAGAGGCTAAATGGGAAGCAGATAATTTCTCAGAAAACTTGGAAGTCAAGTGAGTTCTAGACCAAAAACTCTGACAAAGTGGTTTCCCATTATCTAAGGCAAAGGTGTCAAACTCTGATAGAAACTATGTTGATTTGATATTTGGGAGATACTGGTAGTATTTTATGTTGCTTTTTCATATTGACCTCTTCTTCCTGCCCTGGAGAAGAATTAATCCTTCCATTTGCTCCAATATTTGCCTTCTTCACAGATCTGGGAACTTATTTTCAAGTAACTATATGCTGGCTTACTTTTGCATAGGTTGAAAAAGATAGATATGCCTCATATTTTAACAATCAACAGAACTGTCAAAATGAATGTGACATGTCAGTCTGTTACTGTATATCATAAAGACAACTCCCTCATACTTTCCTGATGGGTGTCCAGAACACCATGTCACTGAGGATACCACAATGGATCTATCATAACTGGTTCCGGTGGTGACACAACAGAAGCAAGCCATGAAAATATGTAACTCATCTGACACCTTTTACCAGCctcaatgaaagaatgaatgactcttttcctttctattgacAGCTTCCATAGTGAGGGCTCCCTATCCATTTGAGTCACAAGTGCTCTGACTGGGAATATCCCCCAGCTCCCTCGCCCTTTGTCCCCATTTGGAAATTTCTAAGAAATAATTACCTAGCCCAGTTGCCCTAGaggaaaatggggggaaaagaaaaaagtgataagAGAATAGCAAAGACTCCCTCAATCCTAAAAGACTCAATGATAGGTTCTGGTACAATCAGGAGACTGTGATATATATGtcatcaaccaacatttattaattcattattcattcaaaTTCATTATTAAGCCTCattcaaatccagttcacttgcaagccaagacatcaccttcctgatgacaCTGGTTCCCTTTAAGAACggacaaacaacaaaacatttactatatgccaagaatGGGTGGTGAGGTGATGCCATAGTGCATCCAGTGCCAGGCCTGAGGtaagaaagattcatctttctgacttcaaatctggcctcagacacttactagctgcatatgtatgtaaaatcatgcttacatgtgcatgtgtgtgtgtgtgtgtgtgtgtgtgtgtgaaatgttgGCCTTCTCTAATGTGCAGGATTGGGAGGGAGACAACTGAGAACTCAAAAGtgtaacaaaaaaatataaaattaaatagataaaacacttcttgacttttttatttttaaaaaagattatctTAAAGTAAGTCCAGGTTTAGTGATCAAGGATTGAGTAGAAAATGGGCAGCACATCACAGCAGCTTGTCAAAATTTAGTGCCAACTGAATACATAACAAAGTACAAACTGGTCCTTTGGGAgatttgaaaagagaagagaaaatctgaaacaaaCCACCAGGAGGAACGCAATAATGaaaccaagaaaggaaaaaaagaacgcCCTCTTAATAAGATGCGACAAATTTGTAGTGAATGGAATTTGACTGGTTGTGTGACTTCTAGCTTCTTCAGAGGATCAGGGAAAGGACATGGTGGGTAGAGCCTACAGCTGGAAGTCATCAAGGGGCTAGAGGCAATAGGACAATGGCCCAGAGATTCCAGAGGAGAAATCAGTGAATATAATGGAGCTAACTATAGGGTTAAGATTGTGAAGAGAGGAAAGTGAATTGAAAACAGGAGTAAGGGAGTAGGAGAGAGGAGGTAGATAAGCGGAATGAGTGACTATAcgtcaaaaacaaaggacaagttTAGGGGGAGTGAAGcacaggaagagatggaaagataggAGGCTGTGTTCAGATAGAGGGATTTCAGAGTTCCGGTTCAAGCCTAGTACCCTACCAATATGCCATAGTGACATTTCATTAATTCAGGCATAAGATCCCTTGTGTCACATGCTTAGTAGAAATACAAAACATACATCTACAGAAACACACGAATACAAAAGCACAAATGCACCAGGACCAGTTCTAGTATTGACACTACCTCACTACCAGAGGACCTCTAATTATGCTCTCTCTGGAATGGATTTTACTAAACCAAATTTACACAGATTAAGAAAGACACTGACAAGCTCTTGCAAGAGGGGCAGTCAAAATGAGGAAGGCCCTTGAGTGTGTGCCATATTATGAGAATTGGAtaaaggaactagggatgtttaagCAGGAGAAGACTAGGGAGAGtgaagatggggagggagggcatgataactgtcttcaagtatttgaagggcagtCACATTCATCTCACTCTGTCTGGCCCCAAAAGGCAGAACCAAGAAATGTAGACTTGATGCAAGAAAAAATTTTCTAAGCTATCCAAAAAGTAGAAATGTGAAACTTCCCCCGTCACTAGGCATCTTCAAGCAGAAGCCCAGATGATCACTCGTTGCGTTGTTGTAGTGAAGGTTCTTTGGGGATGACAAGTTGGACCACACGCCCACTGAGGTGGAGGCCAAATCTCAAATTCTAGTCTGTTACCTGGTATTCAACGCCGTCTACAACCTGATACCTCTATACTTTTTCCAGTCTAATCTCATTGCTCTCCATGTATTTTCCACACTGGACTTTTAAACACCCCACAATCACACCACACTCTCTACTTTTGCTCATGCTATTATTACTTTTTCCTTAGTCTCACCATTCTCTTTCTTTAAGGCCCAGGGCAAATTATATTCCCTCCAGGGACTCCCCCTGCTGCTGGTAATGACCCTCAGACCTCACAAAACATTCTGCTATATAATGAATGTACTAATAacatactatataaaatattttgtattatagcTATCGATTTTGGTGTCGTATTACCCTACAAGATTGCAACCGCTTTAAAGGTGCAGACTATGCCTTATTTAAACTTTGTATATCCCTGTATGTCATAATGTTTAAACTtacataaaaataatgatgatgatgatgatgataaacatAAATCCTGTTCACAACATTCCCAActggtcatttaacttctgctgaGAGATTTCCATGGATGAAGACCTTAGTGATGCTTCCTTAAGTAACCCATTCCAATTTTGTTAAGATTTTCCTTAACGTTGTTGAGTTGAACTCAATGGATGTTGAATTGAAGTCTGTCTAACTGATTATGAAAGCAGTTATCGTTGGGTTCCCTAGCTTCTTCCTAAAGAggagctacttttttttttggctttcacAAAATCTGATCAGCACTTTAGtacacaaagtaggcacttaatatataatTGTCTGTTGACTTGGCTTGATCTCTAGGCACggatatagaagaagaaaaagatataggTCTTGAGAGTGCAAATTACTGACAAAGGGAAATGATAACTCCCCCCTTTCTAGGAAGGCTCTGAAACCCTACTGATGAATCATAATCTGTTGGTTGGAAAGCCCTAGGTCAGAAGATAGAATTGGAGATAaccagagtatttttttttctagattttttttctctcttctacatCCATCTAGCTTGCCAGCAGAGATATACCAAGGATGGAAACTTGTCTAAGCATTGGTAGCAATTCCATATTAGTATGTCTCTTTACTGTCATTGAGGTCAAgatagtgggggagggagaatgtAGAGGGGAGTGGAGA from Notamacropus eugenii isolate mMacEug1 chromosome 1, mMacEug1.pri_v2, whole genome shotgun sequence includes these protein-coding regions:
- the MLANA gene encoding melanoma antigen recognized by T-cells 1, producing MPKENAHFIHAYLKKKKSPSHITAEEAAGIGIMAVILGILLLLSCWYCKRRSGYKTLKDKNLCAGTGKALMGNYYGDEGALPISKRAFQKNSDCNSVVPDAPPAYEKFSAERSLPPYSP